One genomic segment of Caldimonas brevitalea includes these proteins:
- a CDS encoding RNA recognition motif domain-containing protein: MGNKLYVGNLAYSVRDEDLNEAFSQYGAVTSAKVMMDRDTGRSKGFGFVEMGSDAEAQSAINGMNGQALSGRAIVVNEARPREERPGGFGGPRGGGGGFGGGGGGGGRREGGFGGGGGGGGRGGFGGGGGGGGRGGFGGGRGGY; the protein is encoded by the coding sequence ATGGGCAACAAGCTTTATGTAGGCAATCTGGCCTATTCGGTGCGCGACGAAGATCTGAACGAAGCCTTCTCGCAATATGGTGCCGTCACTTCCGCCAAGGTCATGATGGACCGTGACACCGGCCGCTCCAAGGGCTTCGGTTTTGTCGAAATGGGTTCCGACGCGGAAGCCCAGTCCGCCATCAACGGCATGAACGGCCAAGCCCTGTCGGGCCGCGCCATCGTCGTCAACGAAGCTCGTCCCCGTGAAGAGCGCCCGGGTGGCTTCGGCGGCCCGCGTGGCGGCGGCGGCGGTTTTGGTGGTGGTGGTGGCGGCGGTGGCCGTCGTGAAGGTGGCTTCGGTGGTGGCGGCGGCGGCGGTGGCCGTGGCGGCTTTGGTGGTGGCGGCGGCGGCGGTGGTCGCGGCGGCTTCGGTGGCGGCCGCGGCGGCTACTGA
- the fumC gene encoding class II fumarate hydratase, whose protein sequence is MNLSTRTETDSMGAIEVLSDRYWGAQTQRSVHHFPIGVARFKWQRPIIRALGLLKKAAALANAELGELPQDVAQLISRAADEVIDGRLDDHFPLVVFQTGSGTQSNMNANEVIANRAIELAGGVLGSKKPVHPNDHVNRGQSSNDTFPTAMHVAVVEQLHLRLFPAVSALRNTLAAKAQQYRHLVKTGRTHLQDATPITLGQEIGAWVAQLDFGLGAVRGVLPGLQELAIGGTAVGTGLNAHPLFGDRVAERLAELTGRPFQSAPDKFFALSAHDALVQTSAALRTLSGGLMKLANDIRWLASGPRCGIGELRIPENEPGSSIMPGKVNPTQCEAMTMVCVQVFGNDAAVAFAGTQGNFQLNVYKPVMVHNVLESIDLIADACHAFDHYCAQGLEPNEAVIDEHLERNLMLVTALNRHIGYDLAAQIAKRAHHEGLTLREAALATGQLSAEDYDRWINPLEMTRPG, encoded by the coding sequence ATGAACCTGAGCACCAGGACCGAAACCGATTCGATGGGCGCCATCGAGGTGCTGTCCGACCGCTATTGGGGTGCGCAAACGCAGCGGTCGGTTCATCATTTTCCGATCGGCGTGGCGCGCTTCAAATGGCAGCGCCCCATCATCCGTGCGTTGGGCTTGCTGAAGAAAGCGGCGGCGCTTGCGAACGCCGAGCTGGGCGAGTTGCCGCAAGACGTGGCCCAGTTGATCTCGCGGGCCGCCGACGAGGTCATCGACGGCCGTCTCGACGATCACTTCCCCTTGGTGGTGTTCCAGACCGGTTCGGGCACGCAGTCCAACATGAATGCCAATGAGGTGATCGCCAACCGCGCGATCGAACTCGCCGGTGGCGTGCTGGGCAGCAAGAAGCCGGTGCATCCGAACGACCATGTCAACCGGGGCCAATCGTCCAACGACACCTTCCCGACCGCCATGCACGTGGCGGTGGTCGAGCAGCTGCACTTGCGCCTGTTCCCCGCGGTGAGTGCCTTGCGCAACACCCTCGCCGCGAAGGCGCAGCAGTACCGCCACCTGGTGAAGACGGGCCGCACCCACTTGCAGGATGCGACGCCCATCACCTTGGGGCAGGAAATCGGTGCCTGGGTGGCGCAACTCGACTTCGGCCTCGGCGCCGTCCGCGGCGTGTTGCCCGGCCTGCAGGAGCTGGCCATCGGGGGCACCGCGGTGGGCACCGGGCTGAACGCGCATCCCCTGTTCGGCGACCGGGTCGCCGAACGGCTCGCCGAACTGACGGGCCGGCCGTTCCAGTCGGCGCCCGACAAGTTTTTTGCGCTCTCGGCCCACGATGCGCTGGTGCAAACCTCGGCGGCCCTGCGCACCTTGTCAGGGGGGCTGATGAAACTGGCCAATGACATACGCTGGCTGGCCAGCGGACCGCGCTGTGGTATCGGCGAATTGCGCATTCCCGAGAATGAGCCGGGCTCGTCGATCATGCCGGGTAAGGTGAACCCGACCCAGTGCGAGGCGATGACGATGGTATGTGTGCAGGTGTTTGGCAATGACGCCGCGGTCGCGTTTGCAGGCACCCAAGGTAATTTTCAGCTGAATGTCTACAAGCCGGTGATGGTGCACAACGTGCTGGAAAGCATCGACCTGATCGCCGATGCCTGTCATGCATTCGACCATTACTGCGCCCAGGGACTCGAGCCGAACGAGGCGGTGATCGACGAGCACTTGGAACGCAACCTGATGCTCGTGACAGCCTTGAACCGGCATATCGGCTACGACCTGGCAGCGCAGATCGCCAAGCGGGCGCACCACGAAGGGTTGACCTTGCGAGAAGCGGCGCTGGCCACCGGCCAGCTCAGCGCGGAGGACTACGACCGCTGGATCAATCCGCTCGAGATGACGCGGCCGGGTTGA
- a CDS encoding DinB family protein: MPSLSHHLLTCACNNRWANHRLLQACAKLGPHGFAARRTSFFPSVKATLNHILTVDWYYIDAIERSLRGQPPNDAWRAYFDPAEPYETCTELAAAQQACDERLINVCRRLTDEVLALQVPVPREEGLKPERLDRLLAHLLQHQIHHRGQVHAMLAGTDIPPPQLDEFFCASDAALRAGDFEELGFRESVLWETPAPPSRRFDARP; the protein is encoded by the coding sequence ATGCCGAGCCTATCCCACCATTTGCTGACCTGTGCCTGCAACAACCGCTGGGCCAACCACCGCCTGCTGCAGGCCTGTGCCAAGTTGGGGCCGCACGGTTTCGCGGCCCGCCGCACCAGCTTCTTCCCGTCAGTGAAGGCGACGCTCAACCATATCCTGACGGTGGACTGGTATTACATAGACGCCATCGAGCGCAGCTTGCGCGGCCAGCCGCCCAACGACGCATGGCGAGCCTACTTCGATCCGGCCGAGCCGTACGAGACCTGTACCGAGTTGGCGGCCGCGCAGCAGGCCTGCGACGAGCGGCTGATCAACGTGTGCCGCAGGCTCACGGACGAGGTGCTCGCCCTCCAGGTGCCCGTGCCGCGCGAGGAAGGCTTGAAGCCCGAGCGTCTCGACCGCCTGCTGGCCCATTTGCTGCAACACCAGATCCACCATCGTGGCCAGGTGCACGCGATGCTGGCCGGCACCGACATCCCCCCGCCGCAGCTGGACGAGTTCTTTTGTGCCAGCGATGCGGCACTGCGGGCAGGTGACTTCGAGGAACTGGGGTTCCGCGAGTCGGTGTTGTGGGAGACGCCGGCGCCTCCCTCGCGCCGCTTCGACGCCAGGCCCTGA
- a CDS encoding SDR family oxidoreductase: MSLPLVYITGASSGIGQALAARYYRAGYRLALVARRAAEIESWCKAQGFEAQRFGVYAADVRNIESITAAGRACIERQGVPDVVIANAGISVGVDTAQYDDLEVIRATYETNNLGMAATFHPFVAPMCQRRSGALVGIASVAAIRGLPGHGAYCASKAAVVNYCESLRGELRPSGVKVVTIAPGYIDTPLTRENPYSMPFLLSADAFAERAFRAIDAGASYRVIPWQMAIVTKLLRVLPNAVFDRLLAGRARKKRRGE, encoded by the coding sequence ATGAGTTTGCCTCTCGTCTACATCACCGGCGCCTCGAGCGGCATCGGCCAAGCACTCGCGGCGCGCTACTACCGGGCGGGCTACCGGCTGGCCCTGGTGGCCCGGCGGGCCGCCGAGATCGAGTCGTGGTGCAAGGCGCAGGGGTTCGAGGCGCAGCGCTTCGGCGTGTATGCAGCGGACGTGCGCAACATCGAGAGCATCACCGCGGCCGGCCGTGCCTGTATCGAGCGCCAGGGCGTGCCCGACGTGGTGATCGCCAACGCCGGCATCAGCGTCGGGGTGGACACCGCGCAGTACGACGATCTCGAGGTGATCCGCGCGACCTACGAGACCAACAACCTCGGCATGGCCGCGACCTTTCATCCGTTTGTCGCACCGATGTGCCAACGCCGCTCGGGTGCGCTGGTCGGCATCGCCAGCGTGGCCGCCATCCGCGGCCTGCCCGGTCACGGCGCCTACTGCGCCAGCAAGGCGGCGGTGGTCAACTACTGCGAAAGCCTGCGAGGCGAGTTGCGCCCGTCCGGCGTCAAGGTGGTCACCATCGCACCGGGGTACATCGACACGCCGCTCACTCGCGAGAATCCGTATTCGATGCCCTTCTTGCTGAGCGCCGACGCGTTTGCCGAGCGCGCCTTCCGCGCCATCGACGCGGGCGCGAGCTACCGTGTCATTCCGTGGCAGATGGCCATCGTCACGAAGTTGCTGCGGGTGCTGCCCAACGCGGTGTTCGACCGCCTGCTGGCGGGCCGGGCGCGCAAGAAGCGCCGGGGCGAATAG
- the lptC gene encoding LPS export ABC transporter periplasmic protein LptC — protein sequence MAAAPAGAPSNQGLQSWRRWIDDVSGYLPLLLLALLAAGTYWLVQHTPVPDGPQGEAAPRHEPDYVMTKFSLQHFTGAGRPSTWVEGLELRHFPDTDTLEIDKVKLRSVDEQGRITRGTANRALSNGDGSEIQLLGAAHVVREAGSGPKTSQNQRLEFSGEYLQVFTETERVVSHLPVTLRQGDVEVQGASLYYDNQERVLELKGQVRGSMPARPTSPSAAS from the coding sequence GTGGCTGCGGCACCGGCCGGGGCGCCGTCGAACCAGGGGCTGCAATCGTGGCGCCGGTGGATCGACGACGTCTCGGGGTATCTGCCGCTGCTGCTGCTCGCGCTGCTCGCCGCCGGCACTTATTGGCTGGTGCAGCACACGCCGGTACCCGACGGCCCGCAGGGCGAAGCTGCACCGCGGCACGAGCCCGACTACGTGATGACCAAGTTCTCGCTGCAGCATTTCACCGGCGCAGGGCGGCCCAGCACCTGGGTCGAAGGCCTGGAGCTGCGGCACTTCCCGGACACCGACACGCTGGAGATCGACAAGGTGAAGCTGCGCTCGGTGGACGAGCAGGGCCGGATCACACGCGGCACGGCCAACCGGGCCTTGTCGAACGGAGACGGCAGCGAGATCCAGCTGCTGGGCGCGGCCCACGTGGTGCGCGAGGCGGGCAGCGGCCCCAAGACGTCGCAGAACCAGCGCCTGGAGTTCAGCGGCGAGTATCTGCAGGTGTTCACCGAAACCGAGCGCGTGGTCTCGCACTTGCCCGTCACGCTGCGTCAGGGCGACGTGGAAGTGCAAGGCGCTTCGCTGTATTACGACAACCAGGAGCGGGTGCTGGAGCTGAAAGGCCAGGTGCGCGGCAGCATGCCAGCCCGTCCGACCTCACCGTCTGCTGCCTCATGA
- a CDS encoding KdsC family phosphatase: MREIRPHLSFPPELLLLAQDVRAAVFDVDGVLTDGRIYIADSGEVFKAFNTLDGHGLKLLVRAGITPVVITGRDSPAVRRRVADLGLQHAHYGVHDKLAAGRAVLTQLQLGWEHLAVIGDDWPDLPLMVRAAFACAPAGAHAEARAAAHHVTEAGGGYGAAREFCDLLLCAQGRYASLLHSHLETLDDGQTG, from the coding sequence ATGCGAGAGATCCGGCCCCATCTGAGTTTTCCGCCCGAATTGCTGCTGCTCGCCCAAGATGTGCGGGCGGCGGTGTTCGACGTCGACGGTGTGCTGACCGATGGCCGCATCTACATCGCCGACAGCGGCGAGGTCTTCAAGGCCTTCAACACGCTCGACGGCCATGGGCTGAAGCTGCTGGTGCGGGCCGGCATCACGCCGGTGGTGATCACCGGGCGCGACTCGCCGGCGGTGCGCCGTCGGGTGGCGGACCTCGGGTTGCAGCATGCTCACTACGGTGTGCACGACAAGCTGGCGGCCGGCCGCGCGGTGCTCACGCAGCTGCAGCTCGGCTGGGAGCACCTGGCGGTGATCGGCGACGACTGGCCGGACCTGCCGCTGATGGTCCGTGCCGCGTTTGCCTGTGCCCCGGCAGGTGCTCATGCGGAGGCGCGGGCAGCGGCGCACCATGTGACCGAGGCGGGTGGCGGCTACGGTGCGGCACGGGAGTTCTGCGACCTGCTGCTGTGCGCCCAGGGGCGTTACGCCAGCCTTCTGCACAGCCATCTCGAGACCCTGGACGACGGACAGACAGGATGA
- a CDS encoding KpsF/GutQ family sugar-phosphate isomerase has translation MSQKPPIAFDPERAVALARETLEIEATALLELKSRQGPSFADAVQLLLRCEGRVVVMGMGKSGHVGRKIAATLASTGTPAMFVHPAEASHGDLGMITAQDLVLAISNSGESDELTAILPVLKRLFIPLLALTGRPESTLGRHADVALDTSVAKEACPLNLAPTASTTAQLAMGDALAVALLDARGFKAEDFARSHPGGALGRKLLTHVRDVMRGGAAVPRVAPDTPFTEMMREMSAKGLGSTAVVDDQGKVLGIFTDGDLRRQIEKGRDLRGLTAADVMTLRPRQVRDDALAVEAADLMEEARITSVLVVDAAGQLVGALNFNDLMRAKVI, from the coding sequence CTGTCCCAGAAGCCGCCGATCGCCTTCGACCCCGAGCGGGCTGTGGCGCTCGCGCGCGAAACGCTCGAGATCGAGGCGACCGCGCTGCTTGAACTGAAGTCACGCCAGGGCCCGAGCTTCGCCGACGCGGTGCAGTTGCTGCTGCGCTGCGAGGGCCGGGTGGTGGTGATGGGCATGGGCAAGAGCGGCCATGTCGGACGCAAGATCGCCGCCACGCTCGCCTCCACCGGCACGCCGGCGATGTTCGTGCACCCGGCCGAAGCCAGCCACGGTGATCTGGGCATGATCACCGCACAAGACTTGGTGCTGGCGATCTCGAATTCCGGCGAGAGCGACGAGCTGACCGCCATCCTGCCGGTGCTCAAGCGCTTGTTCATCCCCTTGCTGGCGCTGACCGGCCGCCCCGAATCCACGCTGGGGCGCCATGCCGACGTCGCGCTCGACACCTCGGTCGCCAAGGAAGCCTGTCCGCTCAACCTGGCGCCCACCGCCAGCACCACGGCGCAGCTGGCCATGGGCGACGCGCTGGCCGTCGCGCTGCTCGACGCGCGCGGCTTCAAGGCAGAAGACTTCGCCCGCTCGCACCCCGGCGGCGCACTGGGCCGCAAGCTGTTGACGCATGTGCGCGACGTGATGCGCGGCGGCGCGGCCGTGCCCCGGGTGGCGCCGGACACACCGTTCACCGAGATGATGCGCGAGATGTCGGCCAAGGGGCTCGGCTCGACCGCGGTGGTCGACGACCAGGGCAAGGTGCTGGGCATCTTCACCGACGGCGACTTGCGCCGCCAGATCGAGAAGGGCCGTGACCTGCGCGGCCTGACCGCCGCCGACGTGATGACCCTCCGGCCGCGCCAGGTGCGCGATGACGCGCTGGCGGTCGAGGCGGCGGACCTGATGGAAGAGGCTCGCATCACCTCCGTGCTGGTGGTCGATGCCGCCGGGCAGTTGGTGGGGGCGCTGAACTTCAACGATCTGATGCGCGCAAAGGTGATCTGA